The Mercenaria mercenaria strain notata chromosome 10, MADL_Memer_1, whole genome shotgun sequence genome contains a region encoding:
- the LOC123559926 gene encoding tetraspanin-1-like, with the protein MGCCEGCGQILLVLINLLFSLIGIALLVVACLVRFGSDLLDSYLQDAYSAFQKALEDAASDNNINISDLDIGDIAGDASLAFIVIGAFFFILGIFGCIGAVCKVKFLLIVYTIVLMTIFIAELVFVILLFTIKSTLDGWIRSPLITKLQDDYTGINGNDTFTLTMNFVMHEFECCGIDNYKEFNNSKRWKRTIDQTIPFICCKNSSDTQCVSNPSENNSFIDQGCYEAVNNWLTDHSSVLIGVGTSVAAIQLLLIIFSLVICCQSRKDDDDKNSYSDDIAIQPYREPEGYGHQNDYYNGSPPSSHSDLRSQQYRYGPRSPGNQYNDRIYPEPYKGRHDYYTGPPEGYGTRDPYRR; encoded by the exons ATGGGGTGTTGTGAAGGCTGCGGCCAAATTCTTCTGGTCCTAATAAATCTTCTATTTTCC ctGATCGGTATAGCACTGTTGGTTGTAGCCTGTCTGGTACGGTTCGGTTCGGACCTGTTGGACTCCTATCTCCAAGACGCTTACAGTGCGTTCCAGAAAGCGTTAGAAGATGCTGCATCAGACAACAATATAAACatcagtgaccttgacattggtgACATTGCAGGGGACGCGTCACTAGCGTTTATCGTGATTGGTGCTTTCTTCTTCATTCTGGGAATTTTTGGATGCATTGGTGCTGTTTGTAAAGTTAAATTCCTGCTGATTGTT TATACCATCGTGTTAATGACGATATTCATCGCCGAGCTTGTGTTTGTTATCCTGCTGTTTACAATCAAATCTACG CTGGACGGATGGATAAGAAGTCCACTTATAACAAAACTACAGGACGATTATACAGGGATAAACGGAAATGATACATTCACGCTCACAATGAATTTTGTTATGCATGAG TTTGAATGTTGTGGGATAGACAATTACAAGGAGTTTAATAATAGCAAAAGATGGAAAAGAACGATAGACCAGACAATACCCTTTATCTGTTGCAAAAATTCCAGTGATACCCAGTGTGTTTCGAATCCTtcagaaaataattcttttatagaTCAG GGTTGTTACGAGGCTGTCAACAACTGGTTAACAGATCACAGCTCTGTCCTGATAGGAGTTGGTACTAGTGTTGCTGCCATTCAG TTGCTGCTGATCATATTCTCTCTGGTGATTTGCTGCCAGAGCCGCAAAGACGACGATGACAAAAACAGTTACAGTGATGATATTGCAATTCAGCCATACAGGGAACCGGAAGGATATGGTCATCAAAATGATTACTATAATGGTTCCCCGCCTTCTAGTCATTCCGATCTGCGTTCACAACAATACAGATACGGACCCCGGTCACCAGGAAACCAGTATAATGACCGTATTTATCCGGAACCATATAAAGGAAGGCACGACTATTACACAGGTCCTCCGGAAGGGTACGGTACTAGGGATCCATACAGACGATGA